A window of Nasonia vitripennis strain AsymCx chromosome 3 unlocalized genomic scaffold, Nvit_psr_1.1 chr3_random0004, whole genome shotgun sequence contains these coding sequences:
- the LOC100118253 gene encoding fructose-bisphosphate aldolase isoform B (isoform B is encoded by transcript variant B) → MPADSYLKADPELKKELSEIAQAIVAPGKGILAADESTATIGKRLQSINVENNEENRKAYRQLLFTTNKDVIGNHVSGVILFHETLYQKADDGTPFVQLLKERNIIPGIKVDKGVVPLFGTDDECTTQGLDDLQARCIQYKKDGCHFAKWRCVLKIKKDCPSKLAILENANVLARYASICQSARIVPIVEPEILPDGDHDLQRCQQVTEEVLAAVYKALADHHVYLEGTLLKPNMVTPGQSCPKKATPQEIAAATVTALSRTVPPAVPGITFLSGGQSEEEASVNLDAINKFPGKKPWALTFSYGRALQASVLQAWGGKKDQINAAQDELIKRAKANGAACQGKYVAGSIKSLAGSSSNHVKAHAY, encoded by the exons ATGCCCGCCGACAGCTACCTAAAGGCCGACCCCGAGCTGAAGAAGGAGCTCTCTGAGATCGCCCAGGCGATCGTCGCTCCTGGCAAGGGTATCCTCGCCGCCGACGAGTCCACCGCCACCATCGGCAAGCGTCTCCAGAGCATCAACGTCGAGAACAACGAGGAGAACCGCAAGGCCTACAGGCAGCTCCTCTTCACCACCAACAAG GATGTCATCGGTAACCACGTGTCCGGAGTGATCCTGTTCCACGAGACCCTGTACCAGAAGGCTGACGATGGCACCCCCTTCGTCCAGCTGCTCAAGGAGCGCAACATCATCCCCGGCATCAAGGTCGACAAGGGTGTCGTGCCCCTCTTCGGCACCGACGACGAGTGCACCACCCAGGGTCTCGACGACCTCCAGGCCCGCTGTATCCAGTACAAGAAGGACGGCTGCCACTTCGCCAAGTGGCGTTGCGTCCTCAAGATCAAGAAGGACTGCCCCTCGAAGCTGGCCATCCTCGAGAACGCCAACGTGCTCGCCCGCTACGCTTCCATCTGCCAGAGTGCAAGGATAGTGCCCATCGTCGAGCCCGAGATCCTACCCGACGGTGACCACGATCTCCAGAGATGCCAGCAGGTCACCGAGGAGGTCCTCGCCGCCGTCTACAAG GCGTTGGCAGACCACCACGTCTACCTGGAGGGAACTCTGCTGAAGCCCAACATGGTGACACCCGGCCAGAGCTGCCCCAAGAAGGCGACGCCCCAGGAGATCGCCGCGGCAACCGTGACTGCGCTCTCGCGCACTGTGCCCCCGGCGGTGCCCGGAATCACCTTCCTCAGCGGTGGCCAGTCCGAGGAGGAGGCTTCCGTCAACCTCGATGCCATCAACAAGTTCCCCGGCAAGAAACCCTGGGCTCTTACCTTCAGCTACGGTCGCGCTCTCCAGGCTTCCGTGCTCCAGGCTTGGGGCGGAAAGAAGGACCAGATCAACGCCGCTCAGGACGAGCTCATCAAGCGAGCGAAG GCCAATGGCGCAGCCTGCCAAGGCAAGTACGTAGCTGGCAGCATCAAAAGCTTGGCTGGCTCGAGCTCGAACCACGTCAAAGCGCACGCATACTAA
- the LOC100118253 gene encoding fructose-bisphosphate aldolase isoform A (isoform A is encoded by transcript variant A): MPADSYLKADPELKKELSEIAQAIVAPGKGILAADESTATIGKRLQSINVENNEENRKAYRQLLFTTNKDVIGNHVSGVILFHETLYQKADDGTPFVQLLKERNIIPGIKVDKGVVPLFGTDDECTTQGLDDLQARCIQYKKDGCHFAKWRCVLKIKKDCPSKLAILENANVLARYASICQSARIVPIVEPEILPDGDHDLQRCQQVTEEVLAAVYKALADHHVYLEGTLLKPNMVTPGQSCPKKATPQEIAAATVTALSRTVPPAVPGITFLSGGQSEEEASVNLDAINKFPGKKPWALTFSYGRALQASVLQAWGGKKDQINAAQDELIKRAKANSESALGKYAGGVAGAAGDAALFVANHAY; the protein is encoded by the exons ATGCCCGCCGACAGCTACCTAAAGGCCGACCCCGAGCTGAAGAAGGAGCTCTCTGAGATCGCCCAGGCGATCGTCGCTCCTGGCAAGGGTATCCTCGCCGCCGACGAGTCCACCGCCACCATCGGCAAGCGTCTCCAGAGCATCAACGTCGAGAACAACGAGGAGAACCGCAAGGCCTACAGGCAGCTCCTCTTCACCACCAACAAG GATGTCATCGGTAACCACGTGTCCGGAGTGATCCTGTTCCACGAGACCCTGTACCAGAAGGCTGACGATGGCACCCCCTTCGTCCAGCTGCTCAAGGAGCGCAACATCATCCCCGGCATCAAGGTCGACAAGGGTGTCGTGCCCCTCTTCGGCACCGACGACGAGTGCACCACCCAGGGTCTCGACGACCTCCAGGCCCGCTGTATCCAGTACAAGAAGGACGGCTGCCACTTCGCCAAGTGGCGTTGCGTCCTCAAGATCAAGAAGGACTGCCCCTCGAAGCTGGCCATCCTCGAGAACGCCAACGTGCTCGCCCGCTACGCTTCCATCTGCCAGAGTGCAAGGATAGTGCCCATCGTCGAGCCCGAGATCCTACCCGACGGTGACCACGATCTCCAGAGATGCCAGCAGGTCACCGAGGAGGTCCTCGCCGCCGTCTACAAG GCGTTGGCAGACCACCACGTCTACCTGGAGGGAACTCTGCTGAAGCCCAACATGGTGACACCCGGCCAGAGCTGCCCCAAGAAGGCGACGCCCCAGGAGATCGCCGCGGCAACCGTGACTGCGCTCTCGCGCACTGTGCCCCCGGCGGTGCCCGGAATCACCTTCCTCAGCGGTGGCCAGTCCGAGGAGGAGGCTTCCGTCAACCTCGATGCCATCAACAAGTTCCCCGGCAAGAAACCCTGGGCTCTTACCTTCAGCTACGGTCGCGCTCTCCAGGCTTCCGTGCTCCAGGCTTGGGGCGGAAAGAAGGACCAGATCAACGCCGCTCAGGACGAGCTCATCAAGCGAGCGAAG GCGAACAGCGAATCCGCACTTGGAAAGTACGCAGGTGGTGTTGCCGGAGCCGCTGGCGATGCTGCACTCTTTGTCGCCAATCAcgcttattaa
- the LOC100119133 gene encoding structure-specific endonuclease subunit slx1 isoform X1: protein MTAEPQDVEHFFGVYLLYCKNVKYKGRTYIGYTVDPKRRIKQHNAGKDFGGAWRTSNRGPWEMVLIVHGFPNSTSALRFEWAWQHPELSRRLRHVPRKKSRQKSFDYCLTVLSAMLHVGPWSRLPLTVRWLDDEFGSSFASQVSPPLHMPIGYGKVASKKPKDASKAKAAKLDAAASTEKKEEKCSLCSKCVESEDRLSCVQPGCQLVAHLICLAESFKRDEMILPLEGVCPLCDTNVLWGDLIRKKIGCNMHLDDEENNSDSSDYSDD from the exons ATGACAGCGGAGCCACAAGACGTTGAACATTTTTTCGGAGTTTATTTActatattgtaaaaatgttaaatacaAAGGAAGGACTTACATTGGTTACACCGTGGATCCAAAACGAAGAATAAAGCAACATAATGCCGGAAAAGATTTTGGTGGAGCATGGAGAACAAGCAACAGAGGTCCAtg GGAAATGGTGCTCATCGTTCATGGATTTCCGAATTCCACTTCTGCTTTACGg TTCGAGTGGGCCTGGCAGCACCCGGAGTTGAGCCGACGACTGCGACACGTGCCGCGAAAGAAGTCCCGCCAGAAGTCCTTCGACTACTGCCTGACGGTACTTTCGGCTATGCTGCACGTGGGCCCGTGGTCCCGGTTGCCGCTGACCGTGCGTTGGCTCGACGACGAGTTCGGAAGCAGCTTCGCAAGCCAGGTCAGTCCGCCGCTGCACATGCCCATCGGCTACGGCAAAGTCGCCTCGAAGAAGCCAAAGGACGCAAGCAAGGCCAAGGCGGCTAAACTCGATGCAGCTGCGTCGAcggagaagaaggaggagaagTGCTCGTTGTGCTCGAAATGCGTCGAAAGCGAGGACAGGCTCAGCTGCGTCCAGCCTGGATGTCAGTTAGTCGCGCATTTGATCTGCCTGGCGGAGTCTTTTAAGCGGGACGAGATGATCTTGCCGCTCGAGGGTGTCTGTCCTCTCTGCGACACGAATGTTCTGTGGGGCGACTTGATCAGGAAGAAGATCGGCTGCAATATGCATCTGGATGATGAGGAGAATAACTCCGACTCGTCGGACTATAGCGATGATTAG
- the LOC100119133 gene encoding structure-specific endonuclease subunit slx1 isoform X2, giving the protein MENKQQREMVLIVHGFPNSTSALRFEWAWQHPELSRRLRHVPRKKSRQKSFDYCLTVLSAMLHVGPWSRLPLTVRWLDDEFGSSFASQVSPPLHMPIGYGKVASKKPKDASKAKAAKLDAAASTEKKEEKCSLCSKCVESEDRLSCVQPGCQLVAHLICLAESFKRDEMILPLEGVCPLCDTNVLWGDLIRKKIGCNMHLDDEENNSDSSDYSDD; this is encoded by the exons ATGGAGAACAAGCAACAGAG GGAAATGGTGCTCATCGTTCATGGATTTCCGAATTCCACTTCTGCTTTACGg TTCGAGTGGGCCTGGCAGCACCCGGAGTTGAGCCGACGACTGCGACACGTGCCGCGAAAGAAGTCCCGCCAGAAGTCCTTCGACTACTGCCTGACGGTACTTTCGGCTATGCTGCACGTGGGCCCGTGGTCCCGGTTGCCGCTGACCGTGCGTTGGCTCGACGACGAGTTCGGAAGCAGCTTCGCAAGCCAGGTCAGTCCGCCGCTGCACATGCCCATCGGCTACGGCAAAGTCGCCTCGAAGAAGCCAAAGGACGCAAGCAAGGCCAAGGCGGCTAAACTCGATGCAGCTGCGTCGAcggagaagaaggaggagaagTGCTCGTTGTGCTCGAAATGCGTCGAAAGCGAGGACAGGCTCAGCTGCGTCCAGCCTGGATGTCAGTTAGTCGCGCATTTGATCTGCCTGGCGGAGTCTTTTAAGCGGGACGAGATGATCTTGCCGCTCGAGGGTGTCTGTCCTCTCTGCGACACGAATGTTCTGTGGGGCGACTTGATCAGGAAGAAGATCGGCTGCAATATGCATCTGGATGATGAGGAGAATAACTCCGACTCGTCGGACTATAGCGATGATTAG
- the LOC100119098 gene encoding uncharacterized protein LOC100119098 isoform X2 translates to MCRTLWETKLTSLAECQSHQEQRQLSPQAKETTAADFIRLVVMRLIFGLASAMGYGEGLSNVLGGIFVPPGADYDDDYDFVPDLF, encoded by the exons ATGTGCCGTACACTATGGGAGACGAAG TTGACAAGCCTAGCCGAGTGCCAGAGTCACCAGGAGCAAAGGCAATTGTCACCCCAGGCGAAGGAAACCACAGCAGCGGATTTCATCAGGCTGGTCGTAATGAGGCTGATCTTCGGGCTAGCCTCAGCGATGGGTTACGGCGAAGGACTTTCCAACGTTTTGGGCGGCATCTTTGTGCCTCCCGGGGCCGAttacgacgacgactacgatTTCGTGCCCGACCTGTTCTAG